A genome region from Bradyrhizobium commune includes the following:
- a CDS encoding TetR/AcrR family transcriptional regulator — protein MAPPTTPQTMKERILETADKLFYLQGIRAIGVDTIAAEIGISKRTLYNHFPSKDALIAAYLERRFVHAHPSDKPPAEQILATFDSLERRFAAKDFRGCPFVNAVAELGPADRAVKKIAIAFKESRRVWFRERLIELGVTDSDALATQLVLLVDGSIAQDLVRDDPAMARAAKEAATVLLRNAGVDVGGGGGAKPMKGRKPASQ, from the coding sequence ATGGCTCCCCCGACGACCCCACAGACGATGAAGGAGCGGATCCTCGAGACCGCCGACAAGCTGTTCTATCTGCAAGGCATTCGCGCCATCGGCGTCGACACCATCGCGGCCGAGATCGGCATCTCCAAGCGCACGCTCTACAACCACTTCCCCTCCAAGGACGCGCTGATCGCGGCCTATCTGGAGCGCCGCTTCGTCCACGCCCACCCGTCCGACAAGCCGCCGGCCGAACAGATCCTTGCCACCTTCGATTCGCTGGAGCGGCGCTTCGCGGCCAAGGATTTTCGCGGCTGTCCGTTCGTCAACGCGGTCGCCGAGCTCGGCCCCGCCGATCGCGCGGTGAAGAAGATCGCCATCGCCTTCAAGGAAAGCCGCCGCGTCTGGTTTCGGGAGCGGTTGATCGAGCTTGGCGTTACGGATTCGGACGCGCTGGCAACCCAGCTCGTGCTGCTGGTCGACGGCTCGATCGCCCAAGACCTCGTCCGCGACGACCCCGCGATGGCCCGCGCGGCGAAGGAAGCGGCCACGGTGCTGCTGCGGAATGCGGGGGTGGATGTGGGCGGTGGTGGTGGTGCAAAGCCGATGAAGGGACGCAAGCCCGCGTCACAATAA
- a CDS encoding MFS transporter codes for MPLLQVLRPTLPILIGASIMLTLSMGLRQSLGIFMQPLTHDIHISISDFTLALAVQNLAWGFLQPLAGAMTVRYGFRPIMIVGSLMYIVGLILMAMANGLVSIMIGAGVLIGTSLACTAAAIAMSVAARAVPATVRSTVLGIVSGAGSLGALLSAPIGQMLNEGFGWRIGLAGFVVMSVLMIPAAWYAGRVDKIPLPKPAADDIGDATAASVATAAFGNASFVVMTCAYLVCGMQLVFLTTHLPSYLAICGLDPMLSAQTLGMIGGFNVLGSLFFGWAGQRWNKLALLGGIYILRSLALAWYFMLPATPFSTLLFGAIMGFLWMGVGPLVAGAVAEMFGLRWQAMIQGLAFMSHQIGSFLGAYGGGVIYDSLGSYNMAWRIGVALGLAGGIIQVAFALIRPSQPPVLKAA; via the coding sequence ATGCCCCTGTTGCAGGTCCTGCGTCCGACATTGCCGATCCTGATCGGCGCCTCGATCATGCTGACGCTGAGCATGGGGTTGCGGCAGTCGCTCGGCATCTTCATGCAGCCGCTGACGCATGACATCCACATTTCGATCTCGGATTTCACGCTGGCGCTGGCGGTGCAAAACCTCGCCTGGGGCTTTCTCCAGCCGCTCGCAGGCGCAATGACGGTGCGCTACGGCTTTCGCCCGATCATGATCGTCGGCTCACTGATGTACATCGTGGGCCTCATTCTGATGGCGATGGCCAACGGCCTCGTCAGCATCATGATCGGCGCCGGCGTGCTGATCGGCACCTCGCTTGCCTGCACCGCGGCCGCGATCGCGATGTCGGTGGCGGCGCGGGCGGTGCCGGCGACGGTACGCTCCACCGTGCTCGGCATTGTCTCCGGCGCCGGCTCGCTCGGCGCGCTGCTGTCGGCGCCGATCGGGCAGATGCTCAACGAAGGCTTTGGCTGGCGCATCGGACTTGCCGGCTTCGTCGTGATGTCGGTGCTGATGATCCCCGCAGCCTGGTATGCCGGCCGCGTCGACAAAATCCCTCTGCCGAAGCCGGCCGCCGACGACATTGGCGATGCCACGGCTGCGTCGGTGGCGACCGCGGCATTCGGCAATGCCTCCTTCGTGGTGATGACCTGCGCCTATCTGGTCTGCGGCATGCAGCTCGTGTTCCTGACCACGCATCTGCCGTCTTATCTCGCGATCTGCGGCCTCGATCCAATGCTGAGCGCGCAGACGCTCGGCATGATCGGCGGCTTCAACGTGCTGGGCTCGCTGTTCTTCGGCTGGGCCGGCCAGCGCTGGAACAAGCTGGCGCTGCTCGGCGGCATCTACATCCTGCGCTCGCTCGCGCTCGCCTGGTATTTCATGTTGCCGGCGACGCCGTTCTCGACGCTGCTGTTCGGCGCCATCATGGGCTTCCTCTGGATGGGCGTCGGCCCGCTGGTCGCCGGCGCCGTCGCCGAGATGTTCGGGCTGCGCTGGCAGGCGATGATCCAGGGCCTCGCCTTCATGAGCCACCAGATCGGCAGCTTCCTCGGCGCCTATGGAGGAGGGGTGATCTACGACTCGCTCGGGTCCTACAACATGGCCTGGCGCATCGGCGTGGCGCTGGGCTTGGCCGGCGGCATCATCCAGGTCGCGTTCGCGCTGATCCGGCCGTCGCAGCCACCGGTGCTGAAGGCGGCGTAG